Proteins found in one Pseudochaenichthys georgianus chromosome 13, fPseGeo1.2, whole genome shotgun sequence genomic segment:
- the wdr95 gene encoding WD repeat-containing protein 64 isoform X2 translates to MGCINIWNVLSGSKLAGSFKASKFQQKITKLAKTAKDTLLYAADRIGYIYVYNMEKFIAGQKSPRAEGFWRAHTSQITGLQIVDNDQVVLTSSTDYTVRLWSAHGEYIGSVMELSGMLTSYRTTVL, encoded by the exons ATGG GTTGTATAAATATCTGGAACGTGCTCAGTGGAAGCAAATTAGCTGGAAGTTTCAAAGCT TCTAAATTCCAACAAAAGATTACAAAACTGGCTAAAACAGCCAAAGACACGTTGCTGTACGCTGCTGACCGGATTGGTTACATCTATGTTTACAACATGGAAAAGTTTATTGCTGGGCAAAAATCACCTAGAG CTGAAGGCTTCTGGCGTGCCCACACCAGCCAAATAACTGG CCTGCAGATTGTTGACAATGATCAAGTGGTGCTTACCTCATCCACAGACTACACTGTGCGCCTTTGGAGCGCACATGGAGAATACATAG GCTCTGTCATGGAACTCTCAGGCATGCTAACAAGCTATCGAACCACTGTGCTCTGA
- the wdr95 gene encoding WD repeat-containing protein 64 isoform X1 encodes MGCINIWNVLSGSKLAGSFKASKFQQKITKLAKTAKDTLLYAADRIGYIYVYNMEKFIAGQKSPRAEGFWRAHTSQITGLQIVDNDQVVLTSSTDYTVRLWSAHGEYIGTFGQSESWNVHISSSWKHPAVPYEVLIDPLSMPHHEILNVKTSSDYIDTDKTGAHKGSVMELSGMLTSYRTTVL; translated from the exons ATGG GTTGTATAAATATCTGGAACGTGCTCAGTGGAAGCAAATTAGCTGGAAGTTTCAAAGCT TCTAAATTCCAACAAAAGATTACAAAACTGGCTAAAACAGCCAAAGACACGTTGCTGTACGCTGCTGACCGGATTGGTTACATCTATGTTTACAACATGGAAAAGTTTATTGCTGGGCAAAAATCACCTAGAG CTGAAGGCTTCTGGCGTGCCCACACCAGCCAAATAACTGG CCTGCAGATTGTTGACAATGATCAAGTGGTGCTTACCTCATCCACAGACTACACTGTGCGCCTTTGGAGCGCACATGGAGAATACATAG GGACCTTTGGGCAGTCTGAGAGCTGGAATGTCCATATATCCTCCTCGTGGAAACATCCTGCTGTCCCCTATGAGGTCCTCATTGATCCTCTGAGCATGCCTCATCATGAAATTCTGAATGTTAAAACTAGTTCTGATTACATCGATACTGACAAGACTGGGGCTCATAAAG GCTCTGTCATGGAACTCTCAGGCATGCTAACAAGCTATCGAACCACTGTGCTCTGA